One Pseudodesulfovibrio cashew DNA window includes the following coding sequences:
- a CDS encoding GAK system XXXCH domain-containing protein — MKNKSTIEKYIEAAELPDFLRELADAIENGGDGEFSCAEDFVKFRVSAKNQFGKVKVRAKFKSASECGPPPELLEGVEIAPLNYGSLKKRMKSSFRMLTTMSHDGQLPPAEAMESFLTDAATMVTFEGYGDEYYGEFTEECARLKTAYDAGDMDAMKTSLVELAKQKGRCHAKYD; from the coding sequence GTGAAGAACAAATCGACCATTGAAAAATATATCGAGGCGGCGGAGCTGCCGGATTTCCTGAGAGAACTGGCTGACGCCATTGAAAATGGGGGCGATGGGGAGTTTTCATGTGCAGAGGATTTCGTCAAGTTCCGGGTCTCGGCCAAGAACCAGTTCGGCAAGGTCAAGGTCCGGGCCAAGTTCAAATCAGCCAGCGAGTGCGGCCCGCCGCCGGAGCTGCTGGAGGGCGTCGAAATCGCGCCCCTGAATTACGGCAGCCTGAAAAAACGAATGAAGTCTTCCTTCCGCATGCTCACGACCATGTCGCACGACGGTCAGTTGCCACCTGCCGAAGCCATGGAGTCATTCCTGACCGACGCCGCCACCATGGTCACCTTCGAAGGCTACGGCGACGAATATTACGGAGAATTCACCGAGGAGTGCGCCCGGCTGAAAACGGCCTACGACGCCGGGGACATGGACGCCATGAAGACCTCCCTGGTGGAATTGGCCAAACAAAAAGGCCGCTGCCACGCCAAATATGACTAA
- a CDS encoding thioredoxin family protein — protein MQIQVMGPGCPKCEETKKNVIDALAEAGIAADVTKVTDFQEMAKVGVFSTPAVVIDGEVKVVGKCPSKAEVLGWLK, from the coding sequence ATGCAGATCCAAGTCATGGGCCCCGGTTGCCCCAAATGTGAAGAGACCAAGAAAAACGTCATCGACGCCCTGGCCGAAGCCGGCATCGCCGCCGATGTCACCAAGGTCACCGATTTCCAGGAGATGGCCAAAGTCGGCGTCTTCTCCACCCCCGCCGTGGTCATCGACGGCGAGGTCAAGGTCGTCGGCAAATGCCCGAGCAAGGCTGAAGTCCTGGGCTGGCTCAAGTAA
- a CDS encoding metal ABC transporter solute-binding protein, Zn/Mn family: MSRQCIAFILATLLSFAMAVPALAGQTVFVSILPQQFFVNRIAGDLADVHVLVPPGASPHTYEPSPRQMVALSKASAYFTIGVEFEKAWLPRLRGANPDLRFISAEAGITKIPMAGRHEHDGDEAKVHGPAHAGHDGDEILDPHIWLAPDNARIIARNTCQGLVAIDPGHAETYRANLDALLKDIETTDGRLRDILGPIPKDRRMFMVFHPSWGYFARQYDLTQLPIESKGNEPSPRDLAEIIRHGRELGIRVIFVQPQFSRRSAKVIASELDAQIAVLDPLSEDWESNMISVGEAFRKASQK, from the coding sequence ATGTCCCGCCAATGTATAGCGTTCATCCTCGCAACTCTGTTGTCATTTGCCATGGCCGTCCCGGCCTTGGCCGGACAGACCGTATTCGTCTCCATCCTGCCGCAGCAATTCTTCGTGAACCGCATCGCCGGGGATCTGGCCGATGTCCACGTGCTGGTACCCCCGGGGGCAAGCCCGCACACCTATGAGCCGAGCCCAAGGCAAATGGTGGCGCTGTCCAAGGCGTCCGCCTATTTCACCATCGGAGTGGAGTTTGAGAAAGCCTGGTTGCCCCGCCTGCGAGGGGCCAACCCGGACCTGCGGTTCATCTCCGCAGAGGCGGGCATAACCAAAATACCCATGGCCGGCCGGCACGAACACGATGGGGACGAAGCTAAAGTTCATGGACCGGCCCACGCCGGACACGACGGGGATGAAATCCTTGATCCGCATATCTGGCTCGCCCCGGACAACGCCCGCATCATCGCCCGGAACACCTGCCAGGGGCTGGTCGCAATCGACCCGGGGCATGCCGAAACCTACCGGGCCAACCTCGATGCCCTGCTCAAGGACATTGAAACAACGGACGGCCGGCTGCGAGACATCCTCGGCCCCATTCCCAAAGACCGGCGCATGTTCATGGTCTTTCATCCCTCGTGGGGCTATTTCGCCCGACAGTACGACCTGACCCAACTGCCCATCGAATCCAAGGGCAACGAACCCAGCCCGAGGGACCTGGCGGAGATCATCCGGCACGGCCGCGAGCTCGGCATCCGGGTCATCTTCGTCCAGCCCCAGTTTTCCCGTCGCAGCGCCAAGGTCATCGCCTCGGAACTCGACGCGCAGATCGCGGTCCTCGATCCCCTGTCGGAAGACTGGGAGAGCAACATGATCAGCGTCGGCGAAGCCTTCCGCAAGGCCTCCCAAAAGTAA
- a CDS encoding NAD kinase, which translates to MPFEKIACIASRASMAQEAYAELAKCHAFVDTDEADVIVVLGGDGFILSAMHDFLHLDTPIYGMNRGTIGFLLNNYRKENLLERLNAAEPQTLHPLKMTATTTTGESMAALAFNEVSLLRYSQQSATIRVIINNKIRLDELVCDGVMVATPAGSTAYNLSARGPIIPLGADLLALTPVSPCRPRRWSGALLPHTAIVEFQILNPQKRPVGASADSFEVRNVAKVVISVEKSKQTTILFDPDHSLEERIFSEQFVH; encoded by the coding sequence ATGCCCTTTGAGAAAATCGCCTGCATCGCCTCACGAGCCTCCATGGCTCAGGAGGCTTACGCCGAGTTGGCAAAATGCCACGCCTTCGTAGATACGGACGAAGCGGACGTCATCGTGGTCCTGGGCGGCGACGGCTTCATCCTTTCGGCTATGCACGACTTCCTGCACCTGGACACGCCCATCTACGGCATGAACCGGGGCACTATCGGCTTCCTGCTCAACAACTATCGGAAAGAGAACCTCCTGGAACGACTCAACGCAGCCGAACCGCAGACCCTCCATCCGCTGAAGATGACCGCTACGACCACCACGGGAGAAAGCATGGCAGCGCTGGCCTTCAACGAGGTCTCCCTGCTCCGTTATTCTCAGCAGTCGGCCACCATCCGGGTCATTATCAACAACAAGATCCGCCTGGACGAGCTGGTCTGCGACGGAGTAATGGTCGCCACTCCCGCCGGTTCCACGGCCTACAATCTTTCCGCCAGAGGCCCCATTATTCCCCTTGGCGCGGACCTACTGGCGCTGACACCGGTTTCCCCGTGCCGCCCCAGGCGCTGGTCCGGCGCGCTGCTGCCTCATACCGCCATCGTGGAATTCCAGATTCTCAACCCCCAGAAGCGTCCGGTGGGGGCCTCGGCCGATTCCTTCGAAGTCCGCAACGTGGCCAAGGTTGTCATCAGTGTGGAAAAGAGCAAGCAGACGACCATCCTCTTCGACCCGGACCACTCCCTGGAGGAACGAATTTTCAGCGAACAGTTCGTCCACTGA
- a CDS encoding ArsR/SmtB family transcription factor codes for MNNTAPLMPLITSFEERAKIMKAMAHPSRLMVIDELSRGERCVCELQEMIGHDMSTVSKHLNVLKKAGIVQDERRGKQIYYSLKVPCILNFFHCIESVLEANKS; via the coding sequence ATGAACAACACTGCCCCCCTGATGCCGCTGATAACGTCGTTCGAAGAACGGGCGAAGATCATGAAAGCCATGGCCCACCCGTCAAGGCTCATGGTCATTGATGAGCTCTCGCGCGGAGAACGGTGCGTCTGCGAGCTTCAGGAAATGATCGGCCACGACATGTCCACGGTTTCCAAACACCTGAACGTTCTCAAGAAAGCCGGGATCGTCCAGGACGAGCGGCGCGGCAAACAGATATACTACAGTCTCAAGGTGCCGTGCATACTCAATTTCTTCCATTGTATCGAGTCCGTCCTGGAAGCCAACAAAAGCTAA
- the pstA gene encoding phosphate ABC transporter permease PstA → MSFTPDHKHLKRRANRDRRFRIYSYSAIMLAGAFLVFFFADIVSTAWSAFEQAELRVEVSYNEEALEMGDYALDEDVSYLVSRGFTRLIPNMIRKDRQLIGTSEEKWVLADSEVDQYLKGKPNRLHKNERKLVDKMRAEGRARLAFNTGFFINGDSKLPEMAGIAAAAVGSFYVLLITLAFSFPLGVATAIYLEEFAPDNRLMQIIEVNINNLAAIPSILFGLLGLSIFINFMGVPRSSALVGGLTLSLMTLPVIIISTRAAILAIPDSIREGALALGATRWQMVMTNVLPLSLPGILTGTIIGLARAIGETAPLMIVGMMAYIPEAPEGVVSATTVLPAQIYTWSSDSMRAFTERTSAGIIVLLAVMLLMNGVAIYMRNKYETKW, encoded by the coding sequence ATGTCATTCACTCCTGATCACAAACACTTGAAGAGACGGGCCAACCGTGATCGGCGGTTCCGCATCTACTCCTATTCCGCCATCATGCTGGCCGGGGCTTTCCTCGTCTTCTTCTTCGCCGATATCGTGTCAACGGCCTGGTCCGCCTTCGAGCAGGCCGAGCTGCGGGTCGAGGTCAGCTACAACGAGGAAGCCCTGGAAATGGGTGATTACGCTCTGGACGAGGACGTCAGCTATCTTGTCAGCCGAGGCTTTACCCGGTTGATCCCCAACATGATACGCAAGGACCGCCAACTGATCGGCACCTCTGAAGAAAAATGGGTCCTGGCCGACTCCGAGGTTGACCAATACCTCAAGGGCAAGCCCAACCGGCTGCACAAAAATGAACGCAAGCTGGTGGACAAGATGCGGGCCGAAGGACGGGCCAGACTCGCGTTCAACACCGGTTTCTTCATCAACGGCGATTCCAAGCTGCCGGAAATGGCCGGTATCGCTGCCGCTGCGGTAGGCTCGTTCTACGTCCTCCTCATCACCCTGGCCTTCAGCTTCCCCCTGGGTGTGGCAACGGCCATCTATCTGGAGGAGTTCGCGCCCGACAACCGGCTGATGCAGATCATCGAGGTCAACATCAACAACCTGGCTGCAATCCCGTCCATCCTGTTCGGTCTGCTTGGTCTGTCCATCTTCATCAACTTCATGGGCGTGCCTCGTTCCTCCGCACTGGTCGGCGGTCTGACGCTCTCGCTCATGACGCTGCCCGTGATCATCATCTCCACGCGCGCGGCCATCCTTGCAATCCCGGACTCCATCAGGGAAGGCGCATTGGCCCTGGGCGCGACCCGCTGGCAGATGGTCATGACCAACGTCCTGCCCCTTTCCCTGCCCGGCATCCTGACAGGTACCATCATCGGCCTTGCGCGCGCCATCGGCGAGACCGCGCCGTTGATGATCGTCGGCATGATGGCCTATATCCCCGAGGCGCCCGAAGGCGTTGTCAGCGCCACCACAGTCCTCCCGGCCCAGATTTATACCTGGTCGTCGGACTCCATGCGCGCCTTCACCGAGCGCACCTCGGCGGGCATTATCGTCCTTCTGGCAGTGATGCTGCTCATGAACGGAGTAGCCATTTACATGCGGAACAAATACGAAACCAAGTGGTAG
- a CDS encoding GAK system CofD-like protein, with protein MTNAVNRHTLELYRRAPELGPRVLFFSGGTALRHTARALTEYTHNSIHLVTPFDSGGSSAVLRKAFGMPAVGDIRNRLMALADQSVAGNPEVCELFAHRLPKQANQTELCEELDALTSGRHPLLARIPDPMRTIIRNHFKHFCKAMPKDFDLRGASLGNMVLTAGYIYGHSSMDPVLHIFTRLARVCGEVRPTVNRDLHMAVKLRDGSVVIGQHKITGKETPPLTSPVEEVWLTASLSDPTPAESVIRCKVKDLIYGADLICYPPGSFFSSVIANLLPQGVGKAVAGNPCPKVYVPSTGRDPEATGLSVADQAQLLMDHLHKSGSPTHARPLEYVIVDSRDGDYPGGLDKAALKAQGLTVIDRPLASRKEPSRLDPYRLCETLLSLTSISPPTR; from the coding sequence ATGACTAACGCTGTCAACCGCCATACGCTGGAACTCTACAGGCGAGCCCCCGAACTGGGGCCGCGCGTGCTCTTTTTCAGCGGCGGCACGGCCCTGCGCCACACGGCCAGAGCCCTGACCGAATACACGCACAACTCCATCCACCTGGTCACCCCCTTCGACTCGGGGGGGAGCTCCGCCGTACTCCGAAAGGCCTTCGGCATGCCCGCCGTGGGCGACATCCGCAACCGCCTGATGGCCCTTGCCGACCAATCCGTGGCGGGCAACCCCGAAGTGTGCGAACTATTTGCCCACCGGCTTCCCAAACAGGCGAACCAAACGGAATTGTGTGAGGAGCTGGATGCGCTGACATCGGGCCGCCACCCTCTGCTGGCGCGCATCCCCGACCCCATGCGCACCATCATCCGAAACCATTTCAAACACTTTTGCAAAGCAATGCCGAAGGACTTCGACCTGCGCGGCGCCTCGCTTGGCAACATGGTCCTCACGGCAGGCTACATCTACGGGCACAGCAGCATGGACCCTGTCCTGCACATCTTCACCCGCCTGGCTCGGGTTTGCGGCGAGGTGAGGCCCACCGTAAACCGGGACCTGCACATGGCGGTGAAACTCCGCGACGGCTCCGTCGTCATCGGCCAGCACAAGATCACCGGCAAGGAAACGCCACCGCTCACTTCTCCGGTGGAGGAGGTCTGGCTGACCGCCTCGCTGAGCGATCCGACCCCTGCGGAAAGCGTCATCCGGTGCAAGGTCAAAGACCTGATCTACGGGGCCGATCTGATCTGCTATCCGCCCGGCAGTTTCTTCTCCAGCGTCATCGCCAACCTCCTGCCTCAGGGTGTTGGCAAGGCGGTGGCGGGCAACCCCTGCCCCAAGGTCTATGTGCCCAGCACCGGGCGTGACCCGGAGGCCACGGGACTGTCCGTGGCGGATCAGGCGCAACTGCTGATGGACCATCTGCACAAGAGCGGATCTCCCACACATGCCCGCCCTCTGGAGTACGTCATCGTGGACAGCCGGGACGGCGACTATCCCGGCGGGTTGGACAAGGCGGCGCTGAAGGCGCAGGGCCTGACCGTCATCGACCGCCCGCTGGCGAGCCGTAAGGAACCGTCCCGTCTGGATCCATATCGGCTATGCGAGACATTGCTCTCGCTCACCTCCATTTCACCTCCGACAAGGTAG
- a CDS encoding permease — translation MQSKPQCACTETVREGQRRGPGMTGQLALGVLALAAWYALYSQLLPFSNWLTYSALGLAETSHLGSAIQFFVYDTPKVLMLLLLVVFLVGIIRSFVTVDWTRKVLAGKKESVGNVLAALLGVVTPFCSCSAVPLFIGFMTAGVPLGVTFSFLISAPMVNEIALVLLYGLLGWELAAIYFVTGIAVAVIAGWVMGRMKLEEHVEDWVREIRAGEANMADQTMTWSDRFRYALDSVKDIVGRVWKFVVLGIAVGAAIHGYVPEGYLAGIMGDSSWWSVPLSVVIGIPMYTNAAGVIPVVEALLGKGAAVGTVLAFMMSVIALSFPEMVILRKVLKPRLIAIFIGVVGCGILLVGYLFNAII, via the coding sequence ATGCAAAGTAAACCGCAATGCGCCTGCACCGAGACCGTCCGTGAAGGACAGCGCAGGGGGCCGGGAATGACAGGCCAGCTAGCCCTGGGCGTACTCGCCCTGGCTGCCTGGTATGCCCTCTACAGCCAGCTTCTGCCTTTTTCCAATTGGCTTACCTATTCCGCGCTCGGCCTGGCCGAAACCAGCCACCTGGGGTCCGCGATCCAGTTTTTTGTCTACGACACCCCCAAGGTGCTCATGCTCCTGCTGCTGGTGGTCTTTCTCGTTGGCATCATCCGCTCCTTCGTCACCGTGGACTGGACCAGAAAGGTCCTGGCCGGGAAAAAGGAATCCGTAGGCAACGTGCTGGCCGCCCTGCTCGGCGTGGTCACTCCGTTCTGTTCCTGCTCGGCAGTGCCGCTTTTCATCGGCTTCATGACCGCGGGCGTGCCTCTGGGTGTGACCTTCTCCTTTCTCATCTCCGCCCCCATGGTCAACGAGATCGCTCTGGTCCTGCTTTACGGCCTGCTTGGCTGGGAGCTGGCCGCCATCTATTTCGTGACCGGCATCGCCGTGGCCGTGATCGCGGGCTGGGTCATGGGCCGCATGAAGCTGGAAGAACATGTTGAGGACTGGGTGCGTGAAATCCGCGCGGGTGAGGCCAACATGGCCGACCAGACCATGACCTGGTCCGATCGCTTTCGCTACGCCCTGGATTCGGTCAAGGACATAGTGGGGCGAGTCTGGAAGTTCGTGGTTCTCGGCATCGCGGTGGGCGCGGCCATCCACGGGTATGTCCCCGAGGGGTACCTGGCCGGAATCATGGGAGACTCCTCATGGTGGTCCGTTCCCCTGTCCGTGGTCATCGGCATCCCCATGTACACCAACGCCGCCGGGGTCATCCCCGTGGTCGAGGCCCTGCTCGGCAAGGGCGCGGCCGTGGGCACGGTGCTCGCGTTCATGATGTCTGTCATCGCCCTGTCCTTCCCGGAAATGGTCATCCTGCGCAAGGTGCTCAAGCCCAGACTCATCGCCATATTCATCGGCGTGGTCGGCTGCGGCATCCTGCTGGTGGGCTACCTGTTCAACGCCATAATTTAA
- a CDS encoding PstS family phosphate ABC transporter substrate-binding protein, protein MPKFMKMLVVAAAIIAFGAGMAQARDQIKIVGSSTVYPFSSYVAEELGATTKFKAPVVESTGSGGGHKLFMAGAGLDTPDFTNSSRRMKASELEKNFANGNKEITEALIGYDGIAIAQNAGNPDFSISKDELAMAVAEMVPVDGKLVKNPYKTWDQINSNLPKRKILFYGPPTSSGTRDAFGEMVLGKFAAKHKDLYAAVSPKGKAKKYEAVRQDGVYVPAGENDNLIVQKLTKDKDAFGIFGYSYLEENSDRIHGAKINGVSPEPETIANGEYPISRSLYFYIKKSHLDKVPGMREYVKLFMSDKMIGSRGLLKRIGLVPLGDELRKQVQKDVLSYKNLTMDDLKK, encoded by the coding sequence ATGCCCAAATTCATGAAAATGCTCGTCGTTGCCGCCGCCATCATCGCGTTTGGCGCCGGCATGGCCCAAGCCCGCGATCAGATCAAGATCGTCGGTTCTTCCACTGTCTATCCCTTCTCCAGCTACGTTGCTGAGGAACTCGGCGCCACCACGAAGTTCAAGGCTCCGGTTGTTGAATCCACCGGTTCCGGCGGCGGTCACAAACTGTTCATGGCCGGTGCAGGTCTGGATACCCCTGACTTCACCAACTCCTCCCGCCGCATGAAGGCTTCCGAACTCGAGAAGAACTTCGCCAACGGCAACAAGGAAATCACCGAAGCCCTGATCGGCTATGACGGCATCGCCATCGCCCAGAACGCCGGCAACCCCGACTTCTCCATCAGCAAGGACGAGCTGGCCATGGCCGTCGCCGAGATGGTCCCCGTGGACGGCAAGCTGGTCAAGAACCCCTACAAGACCTGGGATCAGATCAACTCCAATCTGCCCAAGCGCAAGATCCTTTTCTACGGTCCGCCGACTTCCTCCGGTACCCGTGACGCCTTCGGCGAGATGGTTCTCGGCAAGTTCGCCGCCAAGCACAAGGATCTCTACGCCGCCGTTTCCCCCAAGGGCAAGGCCAAGAAGTACGAGGCCGTTCGTCAGGATGGCGTCTACGTCCCCGCCGGTGAGAACGATAACCTGATCGTCCAGAAGCTGACCAAGGACAAGGACGCCTTCGGCATCTTCGGCTACTCCTACCTGGAAGAGAACTCCGACCGCATCCACGGCGCCAAGATCAACGGCGTGTCCCCGGAACCCGAGACCATCGCCAACGGCGAGTACCCCATCTCCCGCTCCCTGTACTTCTACATCAAGAAGTCTCACCTGGATAAGGTCCCCGGCATGCGCGAATACGTCAAGCTCTTCATGTCCGACAAGATGATCGGCTCCCGCGGCCTGCTCAAGCGCATCGGTCTGGTGCCTCTGGGCGACGAGCTGCGCAAGCAGGTCCAGAAGGACGTCCTGTCCTACAAGAACCTGACCATGGACGACCTGAAGAAATAA
- a CDS encoding amphi-Trp domain-containing protein, with amino-acid sequence MGKHKVSIKKTLTPEQAAAYMKKLAEGLLDGKLVVEEEDRSVTLAPCGEINIEAKAKTKRGKQKFKLELTWATPEESEEETALAVKEASDLAEKAQAAPPAEKKVSPPAKDAPAPLSEPDDEKE; translated from the coding sequence ATGGGAAAGCACAAAGTCTCGATCAAGAAAACCCTGACCCCGGAACAGGCAGCGGCCTACATGAAGAAACTGGCCGAAGGCCTGCTCGATGGGAAACTCGTCGTGGAAGAGGAAGATCGATCCGTCACCCTTGCCCCCTGTGGAGAGATTAACATCGAAGCCAAAGCCAAGACCAAAAGAGGGAAGCAGAAATTCAAGCTGGAGCTGACCTGGGCCACGCCCGAGGAGAGCGAAGAAGAGACGGCCCTGGCCGTGAAGGAAGCGTCTGATCTGGCCGAAAAGGCGCAGGCCGCCCCTCCGGCGGAGAAAAAGGTATCGCCGCCCGCCAAGGACGCTCCGGCCCCGCTGTCCGAGCCAGACGACGAAAAAGAATGA
- a CDS encoding SGNH/GDSL hydrolase family protein produces the protein MILFLGNCQADFPARALSRRGHDCAYKVLASPLTYTSHPGEIPLSLAGLAKTHGLDDYLHGRKLSHQFAPVDGSAPDLIVLSLFHENTPLFVHNEEGYIFFMDPRALTDKPEMMAWTQTHCRMFKPNPATYLERYGTMLARLRLDNPDVPVLILSRLSHFPAFGPDPFSYLEGWDELWRTAPETFKQWAHDLDNVHVLELDRIFGGIWSDSEKRIESLCPFLKIKLEETNGEVTGLHAQRDIEHIGPMPDRLAKKIEQFLETGKISYEEKETVPTLWRRQWRPARLDMETMLEKLRSGANYQGAEAVAGFFLDLGRDYTDLLVQAGDRMPVCHMTLHMVKAYGRIHRNPALAQWCDAQRKSAENFTANGPLYREAYIKRLEGMKRYALGGMDE, from the coding sequence ATGATCCTGTTTCTCGGCAACTGTCAGGCGGACTTTCCGGCGAGAGCCCTGTCCCGGCGCGGACACGACTGCGCATACAAAGTGCTGGCCTCGCCACTGACCTATACCAGCCATCCAGGGGAGATTCCCCTTTCGCTGGCCGGACTGGCGAAAACCCACGGCCTGGACGACTACCTCCACGGCAGGAAACTTTCCCACCAGTTCGCACCGGTGGATGGCTCGGCCCCGGACCTCATCGTGCTCAGCCTGTTTCATGAAAATACTCCGCTCTTCGTGCACAACGAGGAGGGATACATTTTTTTCATGGACCCGCGCGCCCTGACCGACAAACCGGAAATGATGGCCTGGACCCAGACCCACTGCCGCATGTTCAAGCCCAATCCCGCCACCTACCTAGAGCGGTATGGGACCATGCTCGCCAGGCTCCGTCTCGACAATCCCGATGTTCCCGTCCTGATTTTGTCACGCCTCTCGCACTTCCCGGCCTTCGGACCGGACCCGTTCTCCTATCTGGAGGGATGGGACGAACTGTGGCGCACCGCTCCGGAGACCTTCAAACAATGGGCTCACGACCTGGACAACGTCCACGTCCTGGAACTTGACCGCATATTCGGCGGCATCTGGTCGGATTCGGAAAAGCGGATAGAATCCCTCTGCCCGTTCCTGAAAATCAAGCTGGAAGAGACCAATGGCGAGGTGACCGGCCTGCACGCCCAGCGCGACATCGAACATATCGGCCCGATGCCCGACCGGCTGGCAAAAAAGATCGAGCAATTCCTGGAAACAGGCAAAATCTCTTATGAAGAGAAGGAAACGGTCCCCACCCTGTGGCGCAGACAATGGCGGCCCGCCAGGCTGGACATGGAAACCATGCTGGAAAAGCTCCGCTCCGGCGCCAACTACCAGGGGGCCGAGGCCGTGGCCGGATTCTTCCTTGACCTGGGACGGGATTATACCGACCTGCTGGTCCAAGCCGGGGACAGGATGCCCGTTTGCCACATGACTCTGCACATGGTGAAGGCCTATGGCCGCATCCACAGGAACCCGGCGCTGGCTCAGTGGTGCGATGCCCAGCGGAAGTCCGCCGAAAATTTCACTGCAAACGGACCGCTCTACCGGGAGGCTTACATCAAACGGCTGGAGGGGATGAAGCGGTACGCTCTGGGCGGAATGGACGAATAG
- the pstC gene encoding phosphate ABC transporter permease subunit PstC: MTTGTVLLYLFCGLVPLSVVAYFLATKRTYSVKFEGETFHSTPGSYGWYAIVCTLSPALLASFVAAVLQLTGLVEVPATALLAVILTLAAAGLWLGVLTVKPSLKARSLVEGLIVKMLFVASLVSIFTTIGIVLSVTFEAMKFFDVVNIWDFVTGTTWNPDEAVAGRDVQGVFGSIPLFAGTFMITAIAMVVAVPIGLFSAICMSEYASPAFRKVAKPALEILAGIPTVVYGFFAAITVSPLVVHAAEYFGLQADYTNALSPGLVMGVMIIPLISSLSDDVISSVPNSLREGSLAMGAYRSESIKSVVLPAALPGIVSAFLLAVSRAVGETMIVVMAAGLRANLTWNPLEGMTTVTVRIVDAFTGDQAFDSPETLSAFGLGLVLLVVTLLLNILSLVVIRRFRQQYE; this comes from the coding sequence GTGACCACGGGAACCGTTCTACTCTATCTTTTCTGCGGGCTGGTGCCGCTTTCGGTGGTGGCCTACTTCCTGGCGACAAAGCGGACGTACTCAGTCAAATTCGAGGGGGAGACCTTTCACTCCACCCCCGGCAGCTACGGCTGGTACGCCATTGTCTGCACTCTTTCTCCGGCCCTGCTGGCCTCCTTCGTGGCGGCCGTTCTGCAGTTGACCGGACTTGTCGAAGTCCCTGCCACCGCGTTGCTGGCCGTGATCCTGACTCTGGCGGCCGCCGGTCTATGGCTCGGCGTCCTGACGGTCAAACCCAGCCTCAAGGCGCGCTCTTTGGTGGAGGGGCTCATCGTCAAGATGCTCTTCGTCGCCTCGCTGGTGTCCATCTTCACAACCATCGGTATCGTGCTCTCCGTGACCTTCGAGGCCATGAAGTTCTTCGACGTCGTCAACATCTGGGACTTCGTCACCGGCACCACCTGGAATCCTGACGAGGCCGTGGCCGGCAGGGACGTCCAGGGCGTGTTCGGGTCCATCCCGCTCTTCGCCGGCACGTTCATGATTACGGCCATCGCCATGGTTGTGGCTGTGCCCATCGGACTCTTCTCCGCCATCTGCATGTCGGAGTATGCCTCGCCCGCCTTCCGCAAGGTGGCCAAGCCCGCCCTGGAAATCCTGGCGGGTATCCCCACCGTCGTGTACGGCTTCTTCGCCGCCATCACGGTCAGCCCGCTGGTCGTGCATGCCGCCGAGTACTTCGGGCTCCAGGCAGACTACACCAACGCGCTTTCGCCGGGGCTGGTCATGGGCGTGATGATCATTCCTCTTATCTCCTCCCTGTCCGACGACGTCATCTCCTCGGTGCCCAATTCCCTGCGCGAAGGTTCCCTGGCCATGGGAGCCTACCGGTCCGAGTCCATCAAGAGCGTGGTCCTGCCCGCTGCGCTGCCGGGCATCGTGTCGGCCTTCCTGCTGGCCGTTTCCCGGGCCGTGGGTGAGACCATGATCGTGGTCATGGCGGCCGGTCTCAGGGCCAACCTGACCTGGAACCCGCTGGAGGGCATGACCACCGTCACCGTACGCATCGTGGACGCCTTCACCGGAGATCAGGCCTTTGACAGCCCCGAGACGCTCTCCGCATTCGGTCTCGGCCTGGTGTTGCTGGTCGTGACCCTGCTGCTGAATATCCTTTCCCTGGTGGTCATCCGCCGCTTCCGTCAACAATACGAATAA